The Planctomycetota bacterium region TTGGGCCCCCGCTCGGCCAGCGGCACGCGCGCGCACCCCGCGAGCGCGATGGTCAGAGCCAGCGCCCACCTGCTCAGTCCGCACTCCGCACTCTGCACTCCGCACTCGCTCACTTCTCGGGCCTCTCGAGCAGCACCACGTCGCCCGCGCTCAGCCCCTTGGTGATCTCGGCCTTGCCGTCGGACCGGCGCCCGACGGTGACCGCGCGCTTCTCGGACCCGCCTTCGGCCTTCTGGACCCAGACGAACGTGGCCTCGCCCTCCGTGGCCAGCGCGGCCACGGGCACGGCCAGGGCATCTCGCTTCTCGTACGACGTGAGCTTCACGTTGGCGTTCATCCCGGGAACCAGCGGCGGCGCGCCCGGGGGCACGGTGACGCGGAACTTCGCCTCGAAGTTCCCGGGCGTGACGGGCACGGGCGACAGGCTGTCGAGGCTCGCGGCGAGCTTTGTGCTGGGGAAGCCGACCGGCACGACCTCGGCTTCGCCGCCAGGGGCCACGCGCTCCAACTGCTCCTCGGGCACGGCGGCACGCACGAAGAGGTCCTTGGCCACGACCACCGACATCACGACGTCGTGCGGCTTGAGCTGCGCGCCGCGTTCGAGGGTCTGGCCGAGTCTCGGCCAGGCCCCGCGCACGCAGCCGCCCATGTACACCACGCCGTCGCAGGGGGCCTTCACGACCATCGCCTCGCGGTCCTTCTTCATCTTGGCCAGCCGTTCGGCGGCCTTCGCCTGGTCGGTCTTGCCTTTCTCGACGTCCAGCCGCTTCTTCGTGAGCGAAGCCGGGATGGCCACCTTGGCCTTCACCAGGCCGACCGCCTGGCGCGTGGCGCTTTCTTTGGTCGCGATGTCCTGGCGCGGAAGCTCGATGCGGAGCGTCTGGTCGGACTTCTGCTTCGCGAGTTCAAGGGCGAACTTGGCCCGTTCGACCGTGTCGCGCTGGCGCTTGAGGATGATCTCCTCCGTCTCCTCGGTCAGGTCGTCGGCCTTGTACATCTTCTCGAGCTGGCGCAGCTCCTCGGTCTCGTATTCGAGGTAGTTCGTGGCGTTCTGGACGGCGACGTGCGCCTGCTTCACCGCCATCGGGCGGTCGGTCTCCGTGTAGCGCTGGAGGTCCTCGTCGGCGTACTGCTTGGCGCGCTCGGCGGCGGCGAGGTCCATGGCGAGCGTCTTCTCGGCCGCGGCGAGTTCCTCCAGGGCCACCTTCAGCGCGGGGTCCATCTGCGCCAGGGCGGCCTCGGCGTCCTTGATCGCCTCGTCAATCTTCTGCGGGTCGAGCGACAGGATCACGTCGCCCTTCTTCACCGGGGTGCCCGGCGCGGCGGCCTCGAGCACCGTGAGCTCGGCCCAGGCTTCGGGGCGGAAGACCACCTCGGCGACGTGGGGGGTCTCGAAAACGCCCTTGAGTTGCGCCTCGACCTTGAAGAGTTCGGGCTTCACCGTGTGCGTGGTGGGCTTCGGCGCCTCTTTGGGCGCGTCCTTGGGTGCCTCCTTCGCCGCCTCGCCGGCGCCGGCGTGCCGCGCTGCCAGCGCCACGAGCACCACCAGCAGCCCCCCAGCCATCGTGCGTCGTCTCACGGTCGTCCTCCTGGAGTCCGGGTGTTCAGCCTTGCTCCATCCATATACCTGAGATCGCAGCCCGGATCAAGCGCGGGTTTGCAGCGGGTGCCCAGCCACGCTAGAATGGCCGCAGGTGCACGGCCGGAACCCTCGGGAGATCGCTCGTGCCGGGCATGGCTCGCCGCACTTTCCTGAAGTCCGGGGCTCTGGCCGCGGCAGCGTGGGGCCCCGCGGCGGCGCTCGCTGCCGAGGCCCCGCATTCCGCCATCGCCTTCGAGGCCATCGGCGTGGTGGCGCCCCGCGACGCGCGCGCCATCGCGGCCTCGCCGCTGTCGGTGGGCTTCGAGACTCTCGACCGCCGGCACTTCGACCCGGCCCGCGCCTGTCCGCTGCTGGCGAAGCTGGGCGCCAAGTGGGCGCGCTGCCAGACGGGCTGGTGCCGCTGCGAGACCGAGAGGGGCAAGCACGATTTCGCCTGGCTCGACGACGTGGTCGACTCCTTGCTGAAGATCGGCGTTCAGCCGTGGTTCAACCTGGGCTACGGCAACAGGCTCTACACGCCCGATGCCGACGACGCAGCGGTCGGCTGGGCGCCGGTATTCGACGACGCGGCCCGCCAGGCCTGGGTGCGTTTCGTGCGGGCCGTCGCCCAGCACTTCGCCGGCCGCGTGAAGCACTGGGAGCTGTGGAACGAGCCGAACATCGCCCAGTTCTGGAAGCCGGCCAAGCCCGAAGCGGCCGACTATGTGGCCCTCGTGAAGCTCACGGCGCCCGAGATTCGCAAGGCCGTGCCCGACGCGGTGCTCATCGGCGGCGCCACTGCGGGCATCCCCATGCCCTACATCAAGGCCTGCCTCGACGCCGGCCTGGCCGAGCACGTGGACAAGCTTTCGTACCACCCCTACCGCCCAGTGCCCGAGGCCGGCTACGACGGCGAGATCGCCGCCCTCCGCAAGCTGCTCGACGGCTACAGGAAAGGCGTCGCCCTCTGGCAGGGCGAATGTGGCTGCCCCTCGCAGGGCGGCAAGGAGAGCACCGGGGCGCTCGCCAACCTGGACTGGGACGAGGCGCGCCAGGCCAAGTGGCTGCTGCGCCGCATCCTCTCGGACCTGCGCCTCGGCGTCGAGCTGACGAGCTATTTTCACACGGTAGACCTCGTGGGCTATCGCGGGAAGACGAATTTCAAAGGCCTGCTGCGCGGGACCGACTACACGCCCAAACCCGCCTATTTCGCCTATCAGTGCCTGTGCGCCCTCTTCGACGCCGAAACGAAGCGGCGGCCCGACCTCACGCTCGCCCTCGTCGGCCAGCAGAAGGCGAACCTCCAGGACGCCGCGTTCGCCCGCCAGGGCAAGGCCATCCACGCCTACTGGCTCCCCGCGAGCCTTCAGGCTCCCTTCGAGCCGCGCACGCTGAACATGGAGGTCGCCACGGCGCCCGACGCCGCCCTTGCCGACCCCGTGCTCGTTGACCCCATGACGCGCCGCGTCCATAGGCTGCCCGGGGCCAGGACGGCCGGTCGCGCGCTGGCCCTCGAGAACGTGCCCGTGCTCGATTATCCCCTGCTCGTCACCGATCGGGCAGTCGCGTTGGCCCAATGAGGAGAGAACGATGAAGGCCGTGTTCGTCGGCGGCGGCGCCCACCGCCACCTGGGCATCCTGCGGGGCGCCATGGCCCGCCAGGGCATCTTCGACGGCGGCGAGATCGCGCTGGTGGACCTCAACCTGCCGCGCGCCGAGGCGATGGGCCGCATGCTCCGGAAGACGCCCGAGTACGCCGCCCTCTCGTGCAAGGTCACGTGGACCGCCTCGCTCGACCGCGCGCTCGACGGCGCCGATGCGGTGAGCGTGGTGCTCATGGCCGGTTCGCCCCGCTCGTTCGCCCTCGGCCATCTGGCGAGCCAGAAGCACGGCTTCATGAGCTCCGACCAGCTCTCGCCGAACGGCGCCTTCCTGGCGCTCAAGGGCGGCCCCATCCTGATGAGCATCGCCCGGAAGATGGAGCGCCGCTGCCCCGAGGCCTGGCTCATAGACTTCGCCAACCCCGTGGCCGTGCTGAGCGCGGCGGTGAACAACCACACGAAGATCCGATGCCTCGGCGTGTGCGCCGGCTACCAGAATCACGCCTGGGATCTGCCGCGCCTGATGGGGCGTGACGAACTGTGCCACGACTTCGTGCTCGACGTCGCCGGCGTGAACCACCTCAGCTTCATCCTGGGCGGCACCTACCGGGGCCAGGACCTCTACAAGCTGCTGGCGAAGCACCTCACGCCCGACTGGCGCCCGCCCCGCTACCAGCCGTGGTGGAACGCCGTCACGAAGCAGAACATCACCTACGGCCTCCGCCGCCTCGTCGAGCTGTTCCACAAGTTCGGCGTCGTGATCTTCTCCACCGAGGGCGACGGCATGGCCCACCTCTTCTACGAGCAGATGATGGCCCGCAACCAGACGCGGCTCACGCGGGCCGGCATCGAGGCCGGCCTCAGGTACGGCCCCAAGGCCCGCGAGGAGGCCGACCGGCGCTTCCGCGCGCTGCTCGACCGCGACCTCGATGCCGCCTTCTGGGCCGAGCACTGGAAGAGCGACTTCGCCTTCCGCCGCGAGGACCACGACATCATCGTCAAGATCCTCAGCGCCCTGGCCGGTCTGGGCGAGGAGCGAATCGTCGCCAGCCACCCCCACCGGGGCGCGGTGGACGGCTTCAAGGACCGCACGGTCCTCGAGTACTCGCAGCTTCTGGGCGCCCGGCGCTTCCGCGCGGCGGGCCGCTACGCCATCCCCGACGCCTTCCACGGCACGATCAGCGCCCTGGCCACCCACCAGACGCTGCTCGGCGACGCCATCGCCACCGAGGACCCCCGCACCCTCTACCACGCGCTCTACGCCTATCCCGTGAGGCACAACAGCCCGGCCGCGCACGCCCTCTACCGCGACCTGCTCGAGATCAACCGGGACGAGATTCCGAAGGCGTTCCAGGGCGCGGCAGCCTACTTCTGAATGGCTTGCAACATCTCAGCCGGATGAACGGAGCGCCTGGAGTGCGGCCTCCGGGCCGGAGGGGAAGGGGGGAGCGGCATCCCCGAGGCTCGGTTCGGTTGTCCTGGGCAATGGCTGCCCGCCCGCACGTTCCAAGGCAGCCTGAAGGCTCCTCGGGCGGACCGAGGGCGTGTCGGGCATTCCGGAGCGTCTGTGCGTCTGCGGGCGGGAGGCCCGGTGCAGGCGTCAGCGGGGAGACGACACGAGGTACTGCTGAATGGCCCTGGCGGCGGCCTTGCCCGCGCCCATGGCCTTGATGACGGTGGCGGCGCCGGTGACGATGTCGCCGCCGGCGAACACGCCGGGCTTCGAGGTCTGCCCCGTGGCCTCATCGGCCACGATGTTGCCCCACCGCGAGGTGGCCAGATCGGGCGTCGTCGCGGGGACGAGCGGGTTCGGGCCGTTGCCGATGGCCACGATGATCTGGTCGCAGGGGAACTCGAACTCGGAGCCTTCGATCGGCACGGGGCGCGGCCGGCCCGACTTGTCGGGCTCGCCGAGCTTCATGCGGATGCAGCGCACCGCGCGCACCCAGCCCTTGTCGTCGCCCAGAATCTCGATGGGCGCCACCAGGAACTCGAACCGCACCCCTTCGTCAACCG contains the following coding sequences:
- a CDS encoding efflux RND transporter periplasmic adaptor subunit; translation: MRRRTMAGGLLVVLVALAARHAGAGEAAKEAPKDAPKEAPKPTTHTVKPELFKVEAQLKGVFETPHVAEVVFRPEAWAELTVLEAAAPGTPVKKGDVILSLDPQKIDEAIKDAEAALAQMDPALKVALEELAAAEKTLAMDLAAAERAKQYADEDLQRYTETDRPMAVKQAHVAVQNATNYLEYETEELRQLEKMYKADDLTEETEEIILKRQRDTVERAKFALELAKQKSDQTLRIELPRQDIATKESATRQAVGLVKAKVAIPASLTKKRLDVEKGKTDQAKAAERLAKMKKDREAMVVKAPCDGVVYMGGCVRGAWPRLGQTLERGAQLKPHDVVMSVVVAKDLFVRAAVPEEQLERVAPGGEAEVVPVGFPSTKLAASLDSLSPVPVTPGNFEAKFRVTVPPGAPPLVPGMNANVKLTSYEKRDALAVPVAALATEGEATFVWVQKAEGGSEKRAVTVGRRSDGKAEITKGLSAGDVVLLERPEK
- a CDS encoding beta-glucosidase, which encodes MARRTFLKSGALAAAAWGPAAALAAEAPHSAIAFEAIGVVAPRDARAIAASPLSVGFETLDRRHFDPARACPLLAKLGAKWARCQTGWCRCETERGKHDFAWLDDVVDSLLKIGVQPWFNLGYGNRLYTPDADDAAVGWAPVFDDAARQAWVRFVRAVAQHFAGRVKHWELWNEPNIAQFWKPAKPEAADYVALVKLTAPEIRKAVPDAVLIGGATAGIPMPYIKACLDAGLAEHVDKLSYHPYRPVPEAGYDGEIAALRKLLDGYRKGVALWQGECGCPSQGGKESTGALANLDWDEARQAKWLLRRILSDLRLGVELTSYFHTVDLVGYRGKTNFKGLLRGTDYTPKPAYFAYQCLCALFDAETKRRPDLTLALVGQQKANLQDAAFARQGKAIHAYWLPASLQAPFEPRTLNMEVATAPDAALADPVLVDPMTRRVHRLPGARTAGRALALENVPVLDYPLLVTDRAVALAQ